A part of Deinococcota bacterium genomic DNA contains:
- the malZ gene encoding maltodextrin glucosidase, which yields MNIFAFHAPIPDLLEGTASGYKLRVRLPRGLELGGAWLRTEPDNEEILTPMTRVSENERWQLWEGVPKLNTAEATTLYCFKFLTQGRQFWLDGVGLHPYFPERSHHFRLVPSYEPATWVKAQVFYQIFPERFYDGDPSNNVRNGEYLYEGKPVVARSWGELPQGGQGAREFFGGDLEGIRQKLDYLQDLGVTALYLNPVFTSPSSHKYDTVDFCSVDPHFGGNEALARLCEALRERGMRLVLDAVINHTSERHLWFDRYGEFGTQGAYRAKDAPTRRYYTFADEDDPESYHGWYGVKTLPVLDYSNPALRRAIYEADDAVLRRWLRPPYAIDGWRFDVIHMLGEGAGARNNAEYVRHFRRTLREENPQAYVMGEHFFEATSWLQGDQEDGAMNYYGFTLPMRAFLTGLDFRRHPISVDAEDLGYLLDRARAKLPFEIQLSQYNLLDSHDSPRFLTLLGGDAALIRLAVVALFSYVGVPSIYYGDEIGVEGGEDPDCRRPFPWDEARWNHELRSLYKRLARLRLERKVLQEGAYLQLHAEADVFAFARVLSDDVVVTVLNRGEETALELPVWKVGWGDEHLVSLLDERSVRARKGTLRLELAAKSVYLLGSDARARRSSPRA from the coding sequence GGCGCCTGGCTCCGCACCGAGCCCGACAACGAGGAGATCCTCACTCCCATGACGCGCGTGAGTGAGAATGAGCGCTGGCAGCTCTGGGAGGGGGTCCCTAAGCTCAATACCGCCGAAGCCACCACCCTCTACTGCTTCAAGTTCCTCACCCAGGGCCGGCAGTTCTGGCTCGACGGGGTCGGGCTCCATCCCTACTTCCCCGAACGCAGCCACCACTTTCGCCTCGTCCCCAGCTACGAGCCGGCGACCTGGGTAAAGGCTCAGGTCTTCTACCAGATCTTTCCCGAGCGCTTTTATGACGGTGACCCAAGCAACAACGTCAGGAACGGCGAGTATCTTTACGAGGGCAAGCCGGTCGTCGCCAGGAGCTGGGGCGAGTTGCCGCAAGGGGGCCAGGGGGCGCGGGAGTTTTTCGGCGGGGACTTAGAGGGCATACGTCAAAAGCTCGACTATTTGCAGGACCTCGGCGTCACCGCGCTCTACTTGAACCCCGTCTTCACCTCGCCGAGCTCGCACAAGTACGACACCGTGGACTTTTGCAGCGTGGACCCGCACTTCGGCGGCAACGAGGCCCTGGCCAGGCTCTGCGAGGCGCTTAGAGAGCGCGGCATGCGCCTCGTCTTGGACGCGGTCATCAACCACACCTCCGAACGCCACCTCTGGTTCGATCGCTACGGCGAGTTTGGGACTCAGGGCGCCTACCGCGCCAAGGACGCCCCGACGCGGCGCTACTACACCTTTGCGGACGAGGACGACCCCGAGTCCTATCACGGCTGGTACGGGGTCAAGACGCTGCCCGTCCTCGACTACAGCAATCCGGCTCTGCGGCGGGCCATCTACGAAGCCGACGACGCCGTGCTCAGGCGCTGGCTGCGGCCGCCCTACGCCATCGACGGCTGGCGCTTCGACGTGATCCACATGCTCGGCGAGGGTGCGGGGGCGCGCAACAACGCCGAGTACGTGCGGCACTTCCGCAGGACCCTGCGCGAGGAGAATCCTCAGGCCTACGTGATGGGCGAGCACTTCTTCGAGGCCACCTCTTGGCTGCAGGGCGACCAGGAGGACGGCGCCATGAACTACTACGGCTTCACCCTGCCCATGCGCGCCTTTCTGACCGGCCTCGACTTTCGCCGCCACCCCATCAGCGTGGACGCAGAAGACCTCGGCTACCTCCTGGACCGGGCCAGGGCCAAGCTTCCCTTTGAGATTCAGCTCAGCCAGTACAACCTCCTGGACTCGCACGACAGCCCGCGCTTTCTCACCCTGCTGGGCGGCGACGCGGCGCTGATAAGGCTCGCCGTGGTCGCGCTCTTTAGCTACGTCGGCGTGCCGAGCATCTACTACGGCGACGAGATCGGCGTAGAGGGCGGCGAAGACCCCGACTGCCGCCGGCCCTTTCCCTGGGACGAGGCGAGGTGGAACCACGAGCTGAGAAGCCTCTACAAGCGCCTCGCGCGGCTGCGCCTGGAGCGCAAGGTCTTGCAGGAGGGCGCTTACCTGCAACTCCACGCCGAGGCCGACGTGTTCGCCTTTGCCAGGGTGCTCAGTGATGACGTCGTCGTCACCGTGCTCAACCGAGGCGAGGAGACGGCGCTCGAGCTGCCCGTCTGGAAAGTCGGCTGGGGCGACGAGCACCTGGTGTCGCTCCTTGACGAACGCTCGGTTCGGGCGCGAAAAGGGACGCTGAGACTCGAGCTGGCGGCCAAGTCCGTCTATCTCCTCGGCTCGGACGCTAGAGCTCGGCGATCCAGTCCTCGAGCCTGA
- a CDS encoding HEPN domain-containing protein, with product MSEEPVRLRKAERYLRSAALLREDGDLDSAASRLYYAMFYVAETLLAVKGMTFSSHQALVSAYGQHFAKTGVLDARHHRALITAFSRRQLGDYAAPSGLTEADIEEMQADAEAFLGEAKRWLRSRPLP from the coding sequence GTGAGCGAGGAGCCTGTCCGTTTGCGGAAGGCCGAGCGATATCTCCGTTCGGCAGCACTTCTCAGAGAAGACGGCGACCTCGACTCCGCTGCGTCGCGCCTTTACTACGCCATGTTCTACGTTGCCGAGACGCTCCTGGCCGTCAAGGGCATGACCTTCTCGAGCCATCAGGCGCTCGTTTCCGCTTACGGTCAGCACTTCGCCAAAACGGGTGTTTTGGATGCGCGCCATCACCGGGCGCTGATTACCGCCTTTAGCCGGCGTCAGCTGGGCGACTACGCCGCGCCATCCGGGCTGACGGAAGCCGACATCGAAGAGATGCAGGCGGATGCCGAAGCATTTCTGGGCGAGGCAAAGCGCTGGTTGCGCTCACGGCCCTTACCCTAA
- a CDS encoding nucleotidyltransferase domain-containing protein, protein MAGVRAKRDALSPRLRELLRALRLTLSEVYGADLEDLVLFGSEARGDAHDGSDVDVIVVLRRSVEPGAEIGRLGDVLAELNLRYSRLVTLVPASATQYRQAQDPFWRNVREEGIPV, encoded by the coding sequence ATGGCTGGTGTTCGAGCAAAACGTGATGCCCTGTCTCCTCGGCTGCGAGAGTTGCTCCGTGCCTTGCGCCTTACGCTGAGCGAGGTGTACGGGGCCGACCTCGAAGATCTCGTGCTCTTTGGCTCGGAGGCGCGTGGCGACGCTCATGACGGCTCGGACGTCGATGTCATCGTGGTGTTGAGACGCTCTGTCGAGCCGGGCGCCGAGATCGGTCGGTTGGGAGACGTTCTTGCCGAGTTGAACCTTCGTTACAGCAGGCTGGTGACGCTCGTCCCCGCGTCGGCAACGCAGTACCGGCAGGCGCAAGATCCGTTCTGGCGCAACGTGCGCGAAGAAGGCATCCCGGTGTGA
- a CDS encoding FAD-dependent oxidoreductase, protein MTPTSAAPGKVAPGRVVNRAGLRLPRHHYHKVVVGGGLLGLACAFYLRRALPQETLLVVEGDGIPSEGGASYVSPGLAHRAFGDEGLRRRAAWAIGVLADLVAETGIERTHDRAFRPVGWARLGREVEEVVGLESLTVGAWLSGRPVAERGNLAALLNLAEASHVLFDPQGGYGSAEAAALSFGHGAVGLGADLLINGRAGLVSAGEIQVERLEFNRAMRREVVKTERVTADAVVIAAGVGTAALIEEGVGVTLPLRKSYNQYPRLEASPQLTLTEGRVALPVVEHLGFSLRTQGEGVLVVPPPLPPDPEGYQPRGGQLVGVRVGLRRELLEELMERLESMPFLAWETLNLGKTASGVRGAWDVHTPSGLPEFFEVRPGLYALAGGREGLTLGLAAALDLAGKVANQPERPWQ, encoded by the coding sequence ATGACACCGACCTCAGCAGCGCCTGGCAAGGTAGCGCCTGGCAGGGTCGTCAACCGCGCCGGCTTGAGGCTGCCCCGCCACCATTACCACAAGGTCGTCGTGGGCGGGGGCCTGCTGGGCTTAGCCTGTGCCTTCTACCTGCGTCGCGCGCTGCCCCAGGAGACGCTGCTGGTGGTCGAGGGTGACGGCATTCCCAGCGAAGGGGGCGCGAGCTATGTCTCGCCCGGCCTCGCCCACCGCGCCTTTGGAGACGAAGGGTTGCGGCGCCGGGCGGCCTGGGCGATAGGGGTGCTCGCGGACCTCGTGGCCGAGACGGGGATCGAGCGCACCCATGACAGGGCCTTTCGCCCCGTGGGCTGGGCCAGGTTGGGCAGGGAGGTCGAAGAGGTCGTCGGCCTCGAGAGCCTGACGGTAGGAGCCTGGCTGTCCGGGCGCCCCGTCGCGGAGCGCGGCAACCTGGCAGCGCTGCTCAACCTCGCGGAAGCCTCGCACGTTCTCTTTGACCCCCAGGGCGGCTACGGCAGCGCCGAGGCCGCCGCCCTCTCCTTTGGTCACGGCGCGGTGGGGCTTGGGGCCGACCTGCTCATCAACGGGCGGGCCGGCCTCGTATCGGCCGGCGAGATACAAGTCGAGCGGCTCGAGTTCAACCGGGCCATGCGGCGCGAGGTGGTGAAGACCGAGAGGGTCACGGCGGACGCGGTCGTCATCGCCGCCGGGGTGGGGACGGCCGCCCTCATCGAGGAAGGGGTAGGGGTGACGCTGCCGCTGCGCAAGAGCTACAACCAGTACCCCCGGCTCGAGGCCAGCCCACAGCTTACGCTCACTGAAGGCCGCGTGGCCTTGCCGGTCGTCGAGCACCTGGGCTTCAGCCTGCGGACCCAAGGCGAGGGCGTCCTGGTGGTGCCGCCGCCTCTGCCGCCCGACCCCGAAGGCTACCAGCCCAGAGGGGGGCAGCTCGTCGGGGTGCGGGTCGGGCTCAGGCGCGAGCTCCTCGAGGAGCTGATGGAACGCCTGGAGAGCATGCCCTTTCTCGCCTGGGAGACGCTGAACCTCGGCAAGACCGCGAGCGGGGTGCGCGGCGCCTGGGACGTTCATACGCCCTCCGGCCTGCCGGAGTTCTTCGAGGTGAGGCCGGGCCTCTACGCGCTCGCGGGGGGTAGGGAGGGCCTCACGCTCGGACTGGCGGCGGCCCTCGATCTGGCGGGGAAGGTGGCGAATCAGCCGGAACGTCCTTGGCAGTGA